The Magnolia sinica isolate HGM2019 chromosome 3, MsV1, whole genome shotgun sequence genome includes the window TTTCAATATGATTCGAAAATTAGTAATAGATATATCATACTATAATTGTGGTGGCCCATCGGATGATTAGATCATCCAAAATCTTGAGATCATGGCATATTTTGCTTctaaaaattagatggatggtgtgtatctAGCCACACGTATACCGGTGGCTCATATCAACTCTCGATGCCAAGTGATACCATCACTTACACAAAAAATATTAGCTTTCTTTATTGAACACTTCAAAACCTGACAACACAATAATCATATAACTGATCTGGCACATTCATTGCATTGACCAAATAACTAAATTATAATTTTACAAAAAACTGATAATAACTCAtatatcttaaaaatataaatcTATCATCATTCATATAGAGCAATTCTTTGTGCTGAAACTAAACTATTTATGCAAAGAATTGATAATCTCCATTCAAGTGTATATGATGACCAAAAGGCTAATCCGAACTGTTCGTCGTACCCGTCTAGTCATATATTACATTAagattattaaaaattataaagatatcAAATTAAAATTGCTTTTCCATGAATCTTCCCTCCCAATTGTACATATGGTGTTTTTTGATTAATATTTAAGTTGGAGTGCAACACATTTCTTAACTCATTGTGAAGTTAAGAGATACGGAGAAAGagttagaaagaaaaataaaaggaattaAGAATACAAATAAGACAAGAGATTAAAATTAAATAACATATCAATGATTAAAtttggagaagagagagatgagCTATGAAATATCTCTCCCGGattcaaattatttttttcacaCATGTTACAATCACTCCCTTCGACAAGAAGATAATATAATGATCTCACGgatgatttatgttttatgcaATCGACCCgctgtctttattttctttctcacTGTCCATATTTGGTCGTTAGACAATTTCCACCGTTGCATCACAGGTCAGTGATTAGACGACTGAAAGTAAATTGtatttatgtattttaaatcACTTGGCGCTCACATAAAGGGAGTGGATTCGGTCAGGCCAGGGTAACACAGGCAGGACCATGATGTAATGTCATTTCATTGGTCAGATGAGTAAAGCCGAGACAGATTTTTGAAAGCTAGTGGACCTCACCCCACCAAAGATATCATGCGTTAATGAAGTGCAGCTGTATCACGGCTGTGGAACTTAATGTTACCCTATTCTGACTGAATCCACTCCCCCACAGAGAAAATCAAGATGAAAGGCCGAAGAAATCGCCCTGCCACGTGTGCCGCAGAGATAGTCTGTATCAGGTTACCTCCCTTTCTAATCAAACGGCAAACAATTCTTCTCAAAATGAGAAATGATGGTACACAACGTTGTATGCTAACTAGCAATCTGTAAGAGATCCATTCACTCATCGGGTGGGGCCTACATTGGACATGCCACGGCCAGGATCACGTTTAtaagaaaaatggacggtttaaaaatGATCATTGGTCTACGTCAATGTAAATGTGCTGGTCGCTTGATGACCGGAACTGATATGAGCTTTTGGCCTAAGGTATCTTCACGGCAGGTCCCAATGAATGGATTTGGCACGAAAAAGGAAAGCTCACCCATCAAAGCAGACCACACGTGTAAATGAAGACCGCTGGTTATTTTCTCTAACTGCTCAATCAGAGCCGTCCATGTGGTATCTATCATGTACGGCCGAtgttaaaaaaatcaaatcagaCCTCACgtagatggacggtcccgattgatacCTAACTACGGGTTTGCCTGTCCTAGCTTGGCAAGGCAGGGCTCcaagggccccaccttgatgtatatgttttatccataccgtccatccattttggatctaAGTTAATGTTtgatccaggtctatgtaaccttatgaacaggtttgattgcaaataaacatcatgagaaggtttcaacggtgggcttcATTGTCAACactgcttccagtggtgtggtccattcaagcttgaatctgtctcatttttaggtataaaatctaaaatgatatgaaaaaatggatggacggtgtggataaaacccatatctCACGGTCGGCCCGTCAGCGCCCTGCATGTGCTGAGCTCGTGACAGGCGTGGGTAGCACCCAATCCGTATCCGTAGAGAGATGGCTGTACCGTATTCCGGCTGTACCAGGCTCTACAGCGTTTGATTTCTCATGTCTGAAATGATCAGCATCTGTCTTCACGTCAGTACCATAAACTCAACGTACTACACACATTTTTACTGACAATGTATGATATATTAGAAAATCCTATCCGTGAAAAATGTGGGCCCAAGCATGAGGATCACCATCCTTGAAATAAGGCTGACAAAATATACGATTAGGATAAAATCATGTGTGGGATCAGATCAtaggccatttatttattttcatgatGTAGCATACCAAATATTTGGATCATCATCAATTTGTATCTGAGAAGATTTAGTAAACAGCCAAACCGTTTTCACAGTTCAGATTTCCAAAGACTTTACACATTGGCAGGGAATAGAGGTCCAGTACTTTAGGAATATAGTACTAGAGGcggtatgtgatcatttctcatgTCTAAATTCCGTCCTTCTATGTTTCGTAGATTTACAAAGTTGCCATCTCCTCACATCAGATTCCTCAACCGAGTTCGTTTTGCCTACGTCGCTACTCAGGTTCCACACGCCAGCATACGGAGCTCCAGTGGAGCAAACATGCTGGATAGGCCGATgattttaaccgtccatattATCCTTACTATCTTAAATAAGCTATTATGTCGAATAATGCTTCTTTTATcatgttaaaattttatttactGAGTTCTAGTTGATCCATTGAAAAATTACTTTTCGATGTTTTAAAATCATCTACATAAATTCATTACAAAAATCATTATTTCAATGTAAATTTCTCTAAAATTATATTAAATAATAGAATAAATAATGTGGACAGTTCCGATCATCTAAATAcgccatcatgtgggccccaattagGCGACACATTATCAGTTATTAAGTCGCGAGGGAGGAAAAACAAACTCTTCTATCGCCATCTAAAATCCGTTGGACATCGCTCCATTTCATCATTGAAGAAAACAAGGGAATTACTTGTATACTCTGGCTGAGTTTGACGcttcatacgcaggcacttataaaTGGTACAACTGATATATACTTAACCCATATTAAACCAAAAAACATTACGGAATCCACTATCGTTCAGTCACAATCTAAAAAACAAATTGGTTGAAAAATGCAACCTATGATTGCTGGAcacttgttttttaaaataagactttatatatatatatatatatataaactgtcTATTAAATCTCTTACAATCCAATAGTCACATACCTAAACAAGAGTGAAGTTTGGTCAATGATACATGTAAACTGATTCAAATAAGTTAGatggtttattttgaattactTACATTCTACGTATGCAGTATCTTTGAAATTTGTagctgcctgcgtatcatctatcacactttgCCGGAGTATCGACgtatttctcaaaaataaaagaacCGCGTCAGGTTCCTACGAGGTTACTTTCTCAAATCGAGAGGCacgtgggtggaactttcatgagatccaccacGTCCTTCAGATACACTGCCTAGTTTTAACCGTTGAAAAGAAAAGTAATGATAATACAACATTCAGATAGGCTATACCGTACGAAAATTTTgctattgaacgcccaccatcagGTTTGTGTAGGGCCTATCggagtgtttatatgccatccaatccattcatctgatgtaacTCATCAGAATGAAATAAATACTCAAAAATCAAAAGTATTCGAATACTTAGGCGGGGCATACATACCACATGAATTTCGAGGttttaggatttttctttctGGGTGGCCCATATGAATTTTGAAACAttatgatttttgggatcaaaaataaaaaatggatgatGTACtcgatagacggtttggatttcattgagGTTAAATTGTGTCTCCCACGTCAGTGAAAGTAACCCTGGTAGTTATCTGACGCGAGGTACCTAGGTGTCCACGCTCAGTGTGCACGGAAGTTGGTGCGCACAATAATGTATTTTGAAATCGACGGTAGCCCTTCCATCATCCCCTCAAAACTCGGAAATTTTCAGGGCAGAGAAAGGAGAAAAATCTCTTcctctgtcttcttcttcttcttcctcttcctctttgcTTTTGATCTTCGTTTCTCTTTCtgtctatcttctctctctctttgatttcaagaagagagagaggtcGGATTTCAAAgaaaggatagagagagagagagagggagatttggGGAGGTTTTATATGAATGGAATTGGATAGCATTGAATGCGTATCCTCGTCGGATGGGATCGACGAGGAAGAGTTGCATTACCATCAGATCTCAAAGGTCCACAGCAACGGCAGCAGCAACACCAACAGTAGCGTCTCGTCGGCGATTTCTCCGGCTACCAGCGTACATGAGCTCCTCGAATGCCCCGTTTGCACCAATTCCATGTACCCGCCAATCCACCAGGTCGggttctctctcctctccttatcgatttttttttttggtttgtttgttttgatTGATTGTTTAGGTTGtgaattttgttttttgtttttgtttttgtttttttttttgttttttttttttaacgtttTGGTTTTGTGCATTTTGGGGGGATTGGGGAATGGGATTTGATAGGGAAATGTGTGATGGGTTTTGAAGGATTTGGTGTTTTGATTATTTTTCGTTTTAATGATCCAGTGTTTGTAAATGAATTCAATTTGATTTGTCATAACGGAAGAACGGAGCTTTAGTGGATTTATTTGTCGAAATGGGTCATTATTTTCAGTGATTGGGCAATTTCTAGATGAAATCAATTTTCTCTAGAATCATACAAATGGGATTGGGATGGGATGCAATGTGGGTTGGGTGGTTTtgttgatttgattttattttttcttttaatgtttGGGAATGTTTGCAGACAAATTCAGTCTGTCGGATGGGAGTGGAATTGGGATGAAATGTGACATGTTTCGGAGAATTTGTTTATCTGAATTGGGTCTTTTGATGACTTGGTTTTCCTAGTGGAATTCAATAATCACAAGCCGCTAGGGTTCTGAAGAATTTGATTACCTGCTTTGATGTTCTTATGAATGGGGGTTTCTTAGTCAAGTTCCATTCCATCTAGAATTGAAAGGGCAATGGTATGGGATGAAATGTGGTGTGGGTTTTGAagattttgttgatttttttcgGAAATTGGATGTTTTTAGTCAAATCAATTAAATTTAGATTATGGGGATTGGAATTGGAACACAATGACAGGTGATATGAAGATTTAGTTGATTTAGTCCCCCCTTTTGTTTTGGATTCTTCATATGTTTCTTATTTCTTAAAAGGTGGATCATGTGTTTAAGGGGATTTCTCGAAAGGGTATTTAGATCATCAGGATTTTTTTTTAGCGAGAAACTGTGCaatgtttttatttaattattccattttacttatttatttttgcCTTTTTGTGTAACTTATTATAAGGTTGTCTTGTCTGATTTTGCATGTCTCTAACAAATATAGCAAACTTGTTTGTTGTTAGAGATTCTTGTGGTCAGTTTGTAAGTCGTATTAGGATTCTCATGAAGCATTTGACTTTCTGACTGGAACCATGCCCAGGTCATAAATTCTTTGTGATAGTGGGGTTCTGGTGCCGCAGATTATGTTAGATCAATGTAATTAATTTATTCTTTTATTGACGGAAGGTTTCATGGAAGTCAGGGCTGGTGGAATATAAGTATGAATTGGATGATTGCTGGTCAGCTCTGATGATTGTAGTCGACATTGCTTTTATACCAAATGTTGGGTACATAGGAGTAGGTCTCCGAAACCCAATGATTGCTGAACCTTTCAGTTCAAAATTTCTTTGTAGCTTCAATATTATAGAAGCAGTAACATTTTCTTCTTCTTGCATGAATAGCTCATTCAGACTTTGTACTGTTTCATGGTTAGACAAAAgtcctttttttttcctgttcCTCCAACTTGTTTTATCATCTGAGTTAGGTCTCCCCAATATGAACTTACTCTCAAGGAATCTCAAAATGCAaaaatcatcattgtcatcacaaTCATgttagccttgtcccaactaattggggtcagctacatgaatcctgttccgccattccactctatcaagggccataacttcagtcagACCATAGGTTGTCAAGTCTTTTCTTGCTACCTCAAAATGCCAAAATAAGATGTTATTTATTGTTTTGTCCTTAGCAGTGACCTAACATGCTCACCACACTTTTTAAAACAAGAAAATTAGGAGTATCTTAAGTGATCATGTGCACTTATTGAAGGGAAAAAGAGAATCAGGAAGTAGGGAAAGAATTTCCAATTCAAAGCGTGGACCTAACTCCTAAGAACACCTCTATATGGGTCTGCAAAAAATGATTTCTCCTGTTAGAAGGCAACAATTTAGACCTGTCTAATTCCCCATGAATGGAGTATAGTTTAGGGGGAATAAATGATTTGTCTCACAAATGACATGTAAACCTCCAGTATGCTTGACCGTGGCTGTATACGAATGCAAAGAGCTTTCAGCTTTGACATGAAATGCGCTGCAATCTTTACTTTTATGTATTATTTTCACATTGGGTAGAAATTCAAAAGGCCACATGCTTTTCTTTCTCAACACATTCTACGCCATAATGCAATGTTCAATCTCAATGATTGCTTATTCTATTGATGAGAATGACAGTTGGAAATCAAGTCAATGTTGGTTTGTTTATCATACTAGCAGCGCAAAGTGTTGTTGTTCAATTGACAGTCTGTTTAGTGCCTGGCATGGACTTGGAGGTGGAGTATTTGGGTCTTGTAAATGGAATCTTGTGCTGCTTGCTTTGATGTGGTCTGTTTGGCTTGAAAGGAATAATTGGGCCTTTAGAAATCTTCAGAATTCAGCGACGGTTGTCCATAATAGGGTTGTAATGTTTCTTTCTGATTGGATGCCCAGAGTTTGGTTCGGGCTGGGTCTGTGGGTGGGGTTGtatcttttcctttttcctttttctttttgtttgttgTTCTcatttgctcttcttcttcttcttcttttttcttcttcttctttttttctttttttcttttttcttttttttttttttgggccttaataaatttcatctttcaaaaaaaaaaaaaagaaagaaagaaagaaagaaagaagtgtTGCCAttcaaaacaataaataaatgttTCATCATCTCTCCTTACTTGTACTCATGAGTTTAACCACGTAGCAGGCTTGGTTGTATTAGATTTGGTCTTTTGATCTTCCAATTGCTCTTTGTTTCTTGATGACTCATGAGTTTAACAATATAGCAGCCTCAGATTCTCCTAGCCGAAGGTTTGTTAACTTGGGGCTGCTAACTGGGCAAGAATGGATAAATGACTTTTACTTGTTAATTGTTTGTTACTGAATAAATGGCAGTCGTGAACAAATTGATCAAACTGTCTGTTAAggaaaaaatgaataaacaaaaacAAAGGTGCACCTTTATGCTTAAAAAATTAGCATGCACTGATGTTCTCAACAGCCAAAACCCCTTCAAACATTGGACAATTGATGGAGTTGTCTGCAATTGGCTATTATTTGTCATTGATTGTGCGCTTAGGAACAAATATGGAATCTGATTAAAAGATGGAACATGACAATAGGCTAATAATCCCATTAAGCAAAGCTCCATGGAAGGAAAAAAACAAGCGCCTTTTTAGAAACCGAAGTGGTCGGGTTTCTGATTGCTTCAGTAGGGAGAAGCTGTATGTTCAGGGGTAGGCTGTTGCTGTAGATTTTGTAGACCATAGTTTCTCCTTTCTGGATTTCTGGTTggcttttgtaattttttctctTTATGTTTTATGAAACGCATAGATCTTCTTGCCTTTCAAACAAAGAAGAAGGTAGCTGCAACTTGGCTTCCCGTTCAGCTGTATGATGTATTTTTGTATCATTCGTGTACTTCTTGTTTTTAATTAAACATAGCAATTTAACAAGAAATAAAAAAAGCCATCAACTTCTTACGAACAAAGTGACAACGAAGCCTTGATGTGATTTCCTTTTATGGGATCAGGATTAGAAGTGATTCTATAGTCACATATATATTATCTCCATAGAGGGTCTCGAAGATGATATTTGGAGTACTGAATCAATGACTCAGGATTGGGATGATTCTGACAACTAGGTGGTTAACATGCTAGGTTCTACCTTGATTGGCCCTTGACAGTCCTCTTGTTTGTTAGAAGGCCTTGAACATAGCAATCACATGAAGATGTAATACATGACAATGCAGTTCAATTGACTGTGCAACAGAAACATGCGCAAGGTAGGTATTATGAGAAAGCAAGACAGATTCTGTTTAGCAACTGTGAAGGAAATCTACCACGTATAAATTTGGGTCACCTGAAACTTTCTTCCAATTATAATTGATTTCTTCTGTTGGCATCGTACTTGCTATGTTACATTTTTTTGGAAGGATAATGATAATTTATTAAAAGATTGGGCTAACTACTATTTTAGAATATTCTCATGCATATTGTAgagaatcaaaatctcaagttgcTATGAAGCGAACAGCATTATGATGAGAAAGTAATAGAGTTTTAAGAAGACAGCTGGGGATCATTCTAACCAATATGATAGTGCAACGCCATCTTTTCAGAATCATCTTGATATCATGGCTCACATTAAGGAGATATGAACTCATCCTCATCAGAACTATTCAGTGTTGGCTTATTATTCTTTGTGATTGCTCGGCAGAAGTTCAATTACCAGCTGCTTACCTGACATGAAGCCTCCCCTGGTGACTGCTTGAATAATGGTACCTGGTGGTGTTGTGGGAAGAGAGAActacaaaacagaaaattttTGGTCACACGTGCATGTGATAGATTAAGTGctgattatttaaattaattaaacagAAATAATCTAGATGTGTCCTAAACTCATTCATGTTCAGCTTCCCATGGGTTTTTTgacatgatgttatgtttccaGGGTGCATCTCTAACATGCCCGTTTGGGCCATAGATGACTGCATTCGCTttaaaatttgtatggaaaattGTCCTAGTGATGTCATAAAAAAGTGCTGCGTGTTGGACACTTCAAGTGAGGTCTCCAAACAAATTTCCGCACAAAGACTGTGTTTcaccttgaatttttattttttattttttatttttgtgtaaatttctTTTGTCAAGCCAaagacctctctctctcccagttCATTTTCCATTATAGGTACCAtgagcaatctctctctcttccagttCATTTTCCATTATAGGTaccaatatataaaaaaatgcacACTTTGTTGCTCTCTCTCCATTATAGGTACCATGagcaatatataaaaaaatgcacACTTTGttgttctttttgttttttcctttcgtCCATAGTATTTTCACAGAACAAGTGATGTTCATAAGAACTATTTCTTGAGATGATTATCCATTGATTTCTGATATTTTGTTAATCAATTATTTGTTAGTTTGAACTTCTAGTAATTTGTTTCTGTTCAAACTATGTGAATAGTCTTTCTAATTTCGTTCGTCTTTAAtgttttcattgttttatttaatttttatttacttgaattattatttatttatgtatggaAGTGTGCCCGTGCCTAGTTTTTTGAAGTTTGCTGTGCCAGCCACTTTAGGACACTTTGGCACTTGGCACACGTGCCACGTGTCCAGGTAACACTGATCACTTATTGAATGTAtgtattttcttcacttcaatacattttgttgttgttgttgagagaggaagggagggatCTTTATGATTTTTTCCTGGCATGGATTATTATAACACTGACAAATTTGTGTTTATGCAGTGCCACAACGGGCACACTCTGTGTTCTACCTGTAAATCAAGGGTACATAACAGGTGCCCCACTTGCAGACAGGAGCTTGGAGACATAAGGTGTTTAGCATTGGAAAAGGTGGCCGAGTCGCTTGAACTGCCATGCAAGTACTGCTCATTAGGCTGCCCAGAGATCTTCCCGTACTACAGCAAGCTCAAACACGAACTTCAGTGTAACTTCAGACCATACAACTGCCCGTATGCAGGATCTGAATGCTCTGTCGTTGGAGATATTCCTTTTCTTGTTGCACATCTGAGGGATGACCACAAAGTAGACATGCACACAGGATGCACATTCAATCATCGTTACGTCAAGTCTAATCCCCGTGAGGTTGAAAATGCCACCTGGATGCTAACGGTATGTTCACATGCATGATCACGTGAGTAGGCATTGCTTATGTGCCCAACCAGAGACTATTaatagaaggaaaagaaaagaagcaagtaaattttatttttatttttattattattattttgttgggggggggggaggtATCAGAAAAAAAGAATATGTGACTGCTACCAACATAGAAGGAATGCTGGGGGGGTATCAGAAAAAAAGAATATGTGACTGCTACCAACATAGAAGGAATGCTGAACTAAGTTTATCTGCAATGATGCCTTCGTTTTCCTTGTGATGGGATGAGTTATTTTCCAATTTGGTTAAGATTAAGTCTGCAGCAGTCCACATTCTATGCatacacgtgtggcccatttTGATTGGAGTCTGCCAGCCCACGCAATGCATGACTTGGATGTGACACGTGTACCATGTGGACATATTGCCACACGTAGATGGGCAGGTAGAGAATTTTTAAAATCAGCAAACCTCATTAGATGCAATTCATTTCCTTGTGCTAATTCAGGGCAACCAAATGAAACATGGAGTAGGCCTTTATGGCAGAAACGGATAATGCCTTTGCAGCATTCTTCATCAAACGAACTACCTATAGAATTTTATAGTTTTGCCTGAGAATCTTGGAGTATTTCTTTTAGGGGGTTGATGCAAATTTCTTCAACAATCTGCCTTCTTGAACTGATACTCATTGTGGTTTGTCGCatttttctcccttcttttcaGGTCTTCAACTGTTTTGGGCAGTACTTCTGCTTGCACTTTGAAGCCTTCCAGCTTGGGATGGCTCCTGTCTACATGGCATTCCTCCGCTTCATGGGCGATGAAACTGAGGCTAGGAACTTCAGCTACAGCCTTGAGGTTGGGGCCAACAGCAGGAAGCTCATATGGGAAGGCACCCCTCGGAGCATCCGCGACAGCCACAGGAAAGTCCGCGACAGCCACGACGGTCTCATCATCCAGAGGAACATGGCCCTCTTCTTCTCGGGCGGCGACAGGAAGGAGCTGAAGCTGCGGGTGACGGGTCGGATATGGAAGGAGCAACAGAACCCAGATGCTGGAGTATGCATACCCAACCTGTGCAACTGAAGAGCAGGGGCATGGGGCCATGCGTGCGTGTTGGTTCATGtttgtgtatgtgttgtatgtgtgTAGCTTTTCGGTATCAGCCATGACACGCTTGTGATGTTAATTATGGATTAGAGATGCTGGGACTTGGGGAGTGTTGGAAACATATGGATACTGAGGTCTTTCTTCTTCTATTAATTGGGTAATAAGCTTccctttttttcttctattttctacttccttttcttctcctctGACAACAAAACAATGTTAGCTGGGTTAATATCTAATGCCTAAGCTGTGTTTTTAAGTGCATTCAGCTTGCTAATGAAGAATTGATCTTGCTcattgttttcttttccttttacaaTGTACAAGGGAATTGATATCTACAACCACCTTGATTGATTTGTGGACAGCCCACCTTTCTTTTTTTCAGAAATTGAAATGGTAATATCGAAAATGGGTGTGAGTATATCAATCAGGGTGAATCTAAGGCTCCAATGGCGGTTGGATATGTGAAGACATTAAAGCAAGATATGGTACTTCACTATGCATACCATTCGCTTCCCAAATGATTCTCTGTACATACAGTATTGTACTGTTCATTCCAAAATACCAATTATTTCCAAACGTTAGGACACATGAAATTGGAATTAGTGCCTTGCAGAGCCGTAGTTTGTAAATGGGGTTTGTGATTATGTGATCCAGGCTGTTGGTTTGATAGCCCGTATTGTGGATGGAGGATGTCCTAAAAATTTACCCAGATTGTGAGTTGCTgtacctttttttgttttttattttatttttttaaaatcgtgtttatttattttttagagagagaaagagagagagagagagctgaattTATAAGAAGGCATAGATTATATATCTacgattttaaaaaataaatgaaataacaGAAAACTAGACCAAGTTATAGAAGAAGCTAACGATGGGGCCTTAATTGAAGAGGCCCAAGCCACAACCTCCTACCTTAACCCTTCTGAAGACCTTCCACCGTGCTGCTCCGATTCTGAAAACACCTTTCATTCTGTTGCCCCCCACATTGTACCTGGCAACGGGCAGGCCAAGGGCTGGTTCAGGCTCAGATTTTGAACAGGTCGGCCAGGGCCTATTCAAAATATGGACTTTTTCTGGTCCAAGCATAGCCTTCATTCAATGCCCCTGGGCCCAGCCCTTGTTCCTTTCCCCACTCCTCGGCTCTGGTGTATGGATCACCCCATGGAAAAAAGCAGACTGAGAATCTACTCGTCCGGCTTTACCATTTCCATGCACAGGTATACCTTTCAGCACTTGGGGGCCTATGATTCCTTCTTTAAATATCTTCAAAAGTCAATGCATGATCCGTTGCCCAGCTAAAGGCCAATTCCTTCTTTAAATCTGCTTGCCATCCTCGTAATCTCGTTCCAAATTACTGAGGCTCTGTAAAAGGAAGACTCCTTAGTAAACCATGCCATCCTCAATTCTTCTCTCGCTAGATACATTCTTTCCAAGAGCTGCCTTCTTCCACTGAATCTCCATAGCCATTTACCCAAaa containing:
- the LOC131241203 gene encoding E3 ubiquitin-protein ligase SINAT5-like: MELDSIECVSSSDGIDEEELHYHQISKVHSNGSSNTNSSVSSAISPATSVHELLECPVCTNSMYPPIHQCHNGHTLCSTCKSRVHNRCPTCRQELGDIRCLALEKVAESLELPCKYCSLGCPEIFPYYSKLKHELQCNFRPYNCPYAGSECSVVGDIPFLVAHLRDDHKVDMHTGCTFNHRYVKSNPREVENATWMLTVFNCFGQYFCLHFEAFQLGMAPVYMAFLRFMGDETEARNFSYSLEVGANSRKLIWEGTPRSIRDSHRKVRDSHDGLIIQRNMALFFSGGDRKELKLRVTGRIWKEQQNPDAGVCIPNLCN